A stretch of the Candidatus Omnitrophota bacterium genome encodes the following:
- the secD gene encoding protein translocase subunit SecD produces the protein MQKNLKWRLLLVVAVMGLALWSLWPPLSIKGADGRIAREGRINLGLDLQGGMHLVLKVDISKLSAKDAEGAPERALEIIRNRIDQFGVKEVSIQRQGKDEIVIQLPGITDRQRALELIGKTALLEFRLVSSDTEKIKSALAGNVPDGYELLATEDGENVLVEKHASVIGSDLANAIVNFDQSAFNQPVVSINFTKDGASKFANVTGENVGKRLAIVLDGNIKSAPVIRERIPSGDGVIQGRFTPEEANDLAIILRAGALPAPVSIEEERTVGPLLGKDSVRSGIKAVGIGALLVCIFMILYYMLAGTIAVTALICNLFIILGVMGYFHFTLTLPGIAGLILTLGMAVDANVLIYERMREELKTGKTIRAAISTGYSKAFSAIIDSNLTTLIAAALLFQFGTGPIRGFAMTLTIGIFASLFTALVVTRVIFDLLLLSPGFKKLHMMNLIHDTKIDFTGKRRICYGASILLIVISFGIFTFRGEKNYGVDFSGGTLQQLKFEKPVDIARIRESVNKAGIGGVNIQGLAGDREILIRTAQDSSDAVESALKEPMKDNQFEFMRIEKVGPSIGRLLRKNAIKALLFGMLGIMIYVGLRFKHWEYGLAGIVALFHDVFIVIGAMALTGREFDITVVAAILTVAGYSINDTVVIFDRIRENMRLMRRIKFSELINLSINQTLSRTVFTTLTTLFTVIAVFLWGGIVLNNFAFCLIVGFISGIYSTIFIASPMILLWRRNRQSF, from the coding sequence ATGCAGAAAAACTTGAAATGGAGATTATTACTGGTTGTAGCCGTAATGGGTTTGGCGTTATGGAGCCTGTGGCCGCCGTTAAGTATCAAGGGCGCCGATGGCCGTATTGCGCGTGAGGGCAGGATAAATCTGGGTCTTGACTTGCAGGGAGGCATGCATCTTGTCCTGAAAGTGGATATATCAAAACTTTCCGCCAAAGATGCTGAAGGCGCGCCCGAAAGAGCGTTGGAGATAATAAGGAACAGAATAGACCAGTTTGGGGTTAAAGAGGTATCAATACAGCGGCAGGGCAAGGATGAGATAGTTATTCAATTGCCCGGCATTACCGACAGACAGCGCGCTCTGGAACTTATCGGTAAGACCGCCCTTTTGGAATTCAGGCTTGTTTCTTCTGATACCGAAAAGATTAAGTCAGCGCTCGCAGGCAATGTTCCTGACGGGTATGAACTTTTGGCCACGGAAGACGGCGAGAATGTGCTTGTAGAAAAACATGCCTCTGTCATCGGTTCAGACCTCGCCAACGCGATCGTGAATTTTGACCAGTCCGCTTTCAACCAACCCGTTGTTTCCATAAATTTTACAAAAGACGGCGCTTCCAAGTTTGCCAATGTAACAGGCGAGAATGTCGGCAAAAGGCTTGCCATTGTCCTTGACGGCAATATTAAATCAGCACCTGTTATAAGGGAGAGGATACCGAGCGGAGATGGTGTTATACAGGGCAGGTTTACGCCGGAAGAGGCCAATGACCTTGCGATAATTCTTCGCGCCGGAGCTCTACCCGCCCCTGTTTCCATAGAAGAAGAAAGGACCGTAGGCCCGTTATTGGGAAAAGATTCAGTCCGGTCAGGTATAAAGGCCGTAGGTATTGGAGCCCTTTTAGTTTGTATTTTTATGATATTATATTATATGCTGGCAGGCACGATTGCTGTGACCGCTCTTATCTGTAATTTATTTATTATACTGGGGGTTATGGGATACTTTCATTTTACTCTTACTTTACCCGGTATAGCAGGTCTTATATTGACTTTGGGCATGGCTGTTGACGCCAATGTATTGATCTATGAGAGAATGCGCGAGGAATTAAAGACAGGGAAGACCATACGGGCCGCTATATCAACGGGATATAGCAAGGCCTTCAGCGCTATTATTGATTCAAACCTTACGACATTGATAGCCGCGGCGCTTTTATTCCAATTCGGCACAGGGCCCATCAGGGGATTTGCTATGACCCTTACCATAGGTATATTTGCCAGCTTATTTACCGCGCTTGTTGTTACGCGCGTTATCTTTGACCTGCTTCTGCTTTCTCCCGGTTTTAAGAAGCTCCATATGATGAATTTGATACACGATACCAAAATAGATTTTACCGGCAAGAGAAGGATTTGCTACGGGGCGTCAATTTTACTTATTGTAATAAGCTTCGGTATTTTTACCTTCAGAGGCGAGAAAAATTACGGCGTGGATTTTTCCGGAGGCACATTACAGCAGTTGAAGTTTGAGAAACCTGTTGATATAGCCCGGATAAGAGAATCGGTCAACAAGGCAGGCATAGGGGGCGTGAATATACAGGGCCTTGCCGGCGACCGGGAGATATTGATACGCACGGCGCAGGATTCCAGCGATGCTGTTGAATCTGCTTTGAAAGAGCCGATGAAAGATAATCAATTTGAATTTATGAGGATAGAAAAAGTAGGCCCTTCCATAGGCAGGCTTTTACGAAAAAATGCCATTAAAGCGCTTTTGTTCGGCATGCTGGGTATTATGATATACGTAGGCCTGCGGTTTAAGCATTGGGAATACGGCCTCGCCGGCATAGTAGCGCTTTTCCATGATGTTTTTATTGTTATAGGGGCCATGGCGCTTACCGGCAGGGAATTTGATATTACCGTGGTCGCCGCTATTTTAACTGTAGCGGGTTATTCTATCAACGATACCGTAGTTATATTTGACCGTATTCGGGAAAATATGAGGCTTATGCGCAGGATCAAATTTAGTGAGCTTATAAATTTAAGCATAAACCAGACATTGAGCAGGACCGTATTTACAACCCTTACAACCCTGTTTACGGTTATTGCCGTATTTTTATGGGGCGGAATAGTGCTTAATAATTTCGCTTTTTGCCTGATAGTCGGTTTTATATCCGGCATATATTCAACAATTTTTATAGCAAGTCCGATGATACTGCTATGGCGCAGGAACAGGCAGTCTTTTTAG
- a CDS encoding cation diffusion facilitator family transporter gives MDIRFRKIRSILLAILLLNWIVAFIKIIYGHAVQSIAICADGLHSFSDGASNLVGLTGIWVASRPKDKDHPYGHKKYETFAAIIIAIILFLISYNIIRNGIDRFLHPAVSNIDIASFIVMLVTVAVNAAVYLYEKSRAAALSSDILLADAEHTKSDILVSISVICALIAVKIGFPVIEPVVSVCIALMIAYSAVIILKESSGVLCDKSVMDEDPIRSLVLGFDDVKGCHKIRTRGRRDDVHIDLHIAVDADMPIGKAHDLNHRIEEKIKADIKNVTDIVIHIEPFI, from the coding sequence ATGGATATCCGTTTTAGAAAAATACGCAGCATACTTTTGGCCATATTACTGCTCAATTGGATTGTGGCGTTTATAAAAATTATCTACGGCCACGCGGTGCAGTCAATAGCCATATGCGCCGATGGGTTACACTCATTTTCAGACGGCGCTTCCAACCTGGTAGGCCTTACCGGAATATGGGTGGCTTCACGTCCCAAAGACAAAGACCATCCCTACGGGCATAAGAAATACGAAACATTCGCCGCTATTATTATTGCCATTATTCTGTTCCTTATTTCTTATAATATTATAAGAAACGGAATAGACAGATTTCTCCATCCCGCAGTCTCTAATATTGACATAGCAAGTTTTATTGTTATGCTTGTCACTGTTGCCGTAAACGCGGCCGTATATCTATATGAAAAGTCCCGGGCGGCGGCCCTCTCAAGCGATATATTATTGGCCGATGCCGAGCACACTAAAAGCGACATACTTGTTTCCATATCGGTCATATGCGCTCTCATTGCCGTTAAAATCGGTTTTCCGGTAATAGAACCCGTTGTTTCGGTATGCATAGCTTTAATGATAGCGTATAGCGCGGTTATCATACTGAAAGAGTCGTCCGGCGTTCTTTGCGATAAGTCGGTTATGGATGAGGATCCGATAAGAAGCCTTGTCCTGGGATTTGATGATGTTAAGGGCTGCCATAAGATAAGGACAAGGGGCCGCAGGGATGATGTTCACATTGACCTGCATATTGCCGTTGACGCGGATATGCCGATAGGAAAAGCGCATGACCTTAATCACAGGATAGAAGAAAAGATTAAGGCCGATATTAAAAATGTTACCGATATTGTCATACACATTGAGCCGTTTATATGA
- the recJ gene encoding single-stranded-DNA-specific exonuclease RecJ → MKKNWNITYQDTALQQSLTRDMPISSLMARILINRGISSPRQAELFLNPSLLNLHDPMLMKGMDRCVFRIREALRRKEKILVYGDYDVDGISAAALMVLVLKHIGADVDSYLPSRINIGYGLNEKSVRVIRDKKPKLLITVDCGIGALEQIEELKGLGIDVIVTDHHTPDERLPAADAIINPLQNGCAYPEKNLSGVGIVFKLASALLGAGDDWLHQQLDLVCLGTIADVVPLTGENRILVKNGLDQLANTKKCGLKALIEQSGLKARAITSYHVGFILGPRINASGRVSDPGASLDLFLAEDANRAEALAKALCAENRNRQRMEESVLRQAVTRVENSMDFKRQRVIVLDDASWHRGVIGIVASRLVDRFYRPAVIISIDGDEGRGSCRSIRGFNLFDALSGCAGHLKNFGGHGYAAGFTIAKDKLGEFRRSINDMADKMLMPQDLVPSIKVDAEIPISDLNRKTLEELDRLNPFGVGNPKPVFVSRQLMIRNMPQALRKSTIKMWVTDGKVTAEAIGFNMAQRVPDLLRQSKIDIVYTCELDTYKGITSIKLQLKDIRALPLPLIEEARNLVTDTVLSA, encoded by the coding sequence ATGAAAAAAAACTGGAACATCACTTATCAGGATACCGCTCTCCAGCAATCCCTTACAAGAGATATGCCTATATCTTCTCTTATGGCACGGATACTTATAAACCGCGGCATAAGTTCGCCGCGCCAGGCCGAACTGTTTCTCAATCCGAGCCTGCTTAACCTGCATGATCCTATGCTGATGAAAGGCATGGATAGATGTGTTTTTAGGATAAGAGAAGCCCTCCGCCGCAAGGAAAAGATACTTGTTTACGGCGATTATGACGTTGACGGCATATCCGCCGCGGCCCTCATGGTCCTTGTTCTTAAGCATATCGGAGCTGATGTAGATTCCTATCTTCCAAGCAGGATTAATATAGGATACGGTTTAAATGAAAAGTCGGTACGCGTTATTCGTGACAAGAAACCTAAGCTTTTAATAACTGTTGATTGCGGTATCGGCGCCCTGGAGCAGATAGAGGAATTGAAGGGTTTGGGCATAGACGTAATAGTTACGGACCACCATACGCCCGATGAAAGGCTTCCTGCCGCCGATGCTATAATAAACCCGCTCCAAAATGGGTGCGCCTATCCTGAAAAAAACTTGTCGGGCGTCGGCATTGTTTTTAAATTGGCGTCGGCATTATTAGGCGCCGGAGATGATTGGTTGCATCAACAGCTTGATCTTGTCTGCCTGGGTACTATTGCCGATGTGGTGCCTCTTACAGGAGAGAACAGGATACTGGTAAAAAACGGCCTGGACCAGTTGGCCAACACAAAAAAATGCGGATTAAAAGCGCTTATTGAACAGTCCGGGCTAAAGGCAAGGGCCATAACATCTTATCATGTAGGTTTTATTTTGGGGCCAAGGATAAACGCCTCGGGCAGGGTCTCGGACCCCGGCGCGTCATTGGACCTTTTTCTCGCCGAAGACGCTAACCGGGCAGAAGCGCTTGCAAAAGCCCTCTGTGCCGAAAACAGGAACAGGCAGAGGATGGAAGAGTCTGTTTTAAGACAGGCGGTAACCAGGGTTGAGAACAGCATGGATTTTAAACGCCAGCGGGTTATTGTATTGGATGATGCTTCCTGGCATAGAGGGGTCATAGGTATAGTTGCCTCACGGCTGGTTGACAGGTTTTACCGGCCTGCTGTTATTATTTCTATTGACGGCGATGAAGGCCGGGGCTCGTGCCGTTCCATAAGAGGCTTTAATCTTTTTGATGCTTTGAGCGGTTGCGCCGGGCATCTGAAAAACTTTGGCGGGCACGGTTATGCCGCCGGTTTTACGATAGCAAAAGACAAGCTTGGCGAATTCAGGCGGAGCATAAATGATATGGCAGATAAGATGCTTATGCCCCAGGATCTCGTGCCCAGCATAAAGGTGGATGCCGAGATACCTATATCGGACTTAAACCGTAAGACGCTTGAAGAACTTGACAGGCTTAATCCTTTTGGTGTCGGCAATCCTAAGCCTGTATTTGTTTCCAGACAGCTTATGATACGTAATATGCCGCAGGCCTTACGCAAGTCAACGATAAAGATGTGGGTCACCGACGGTAAGGTTACAGCCGAAGCCATTGGCTTTAATATGGCCCAGCGGGTTCCGGATCTTTTGCGCCAAAGCAAGATAGATATTGTGTATACCTGCGAATTAGACACTTATAAAGGCATAACATCCATCAAGCTCCAGCTCAAAGATATACGCGCTCTCCCCTTGCCCCTGATTGAAGAAGCCCGGAATCTTGTCACAGATACGGTACTTTCCGCTTAA
- a CDS encoding trehalose-6-phosphate synthase has protein sequence MYTKNDLQNAVKQIFADNMLIVVSNREPYVHKVRDGKIICGQPTGGAVAALEPVMSACGGTWVAYGSGSGDKKTVDKKDHVAVPPGKPSYILRRVWLSREEEAGYYYGFSNKGLWPLCHIAYTRPEFNEDEWRVYVDVNKKFCDAVLEEIGDKKAFVWIQDYHLTLLPLMLKQARPELLVSHFWHIPWPNSEVFRICPKQRQILEGLLANDLLGFHIRYHCENFFDTVDKMLEARIDRERYSVVYRGHETLVRAFPISVDFNAISDRCGTSDIKRHARPLVEEYNLSGIEFIMFGLDRIDYTKGIIERIEAVDNFLDKNPSFKGRLAFVQVGDLSRIHLQAYKDLNDKINAVVERVNWKHASEDWAPIVLVRRHLSSDEIMAFYRLANICVVSSLHDGMNIVAKEYIASRPDGDGILLLSQFTGAARELTDAVTFNPFDAESFVDNIKYALEMPENERRRRMSSLREIVSEKNIYKWAGDMVSEFVKIQNTAAFPAGHKII, from the coding sequence ATGTATACAAAGAATGATCTGCAAAATGCCGTAAAACAGATATTTGCGGATAATATGCTTATTGTAGTTTCAAACCGCGAGCCTTATGTGCACAAGGTGCGCGACGGGAAGATAATCTGCGGCCAGCCTACCGGAGGAGCCGTCGCCGCCCTTGAACCTGTTATGAGCGCTTGCGGCGGCACATGGGTGGCATATGGTTCCGGTTCAGGCGATAAAAAAACGGTTGACAAAAAAGACCATGTGGCAGTTCCGCCGGGCAAGCCTTCGTATATACTAAGAAGGGTATGGTTAAGCAGAGAGGAAGAGGCGGGTTATTATTACGGTTTTTCTAACAAGGGATTGTGGCCTTTATGCCACATAGCCTATACAAGGCCTGAATTCAACGAAGACGAATGGCGGGTATATGTTGACGTCAACAAAAAATTTTGCGATGCCGTACTGGAAGAGATCGGTGATAAAAAGGCGTTTGTATGGATACAAGATTATCACTTGACACTTTTACCTCTTATGCTCAAGCAGGCCCGGCCGGAACTGCTCGTGTCGCATTTTTGGCATATACCATGGCCCAATTCCGAGGTATTTCGTATCTGCCCAAAACAGAGGCAGATACTGGAAGGCCTTTTGGCCAATGACCTGCTGGGTTTTCATATACGTTACCACTGCGAAAATTTCTTTGATACTGTAGACAAAATGCTTGAGGCAAGAATAGACCGTGAACGCTATTCCGTGGTATACAGGGGCCACGAGACCCTTGTCAGGGCGTTTCCTATAAGCGTTGATTTCAACGCCATATCCGATAGATGCGGGACTTCCGATATCAAGAGACACGCCAGGCCGCTTGTGGAAGAATATAATTTAAGCGGCATAGAATTCATAATGTTCGGGCTTGACCGTATAGATTACACGAAAGGAATCATTGAACGGATAGAGGCGGTGGATAATTTTCTTGATAAAAATCCTTCTTTCAAGGGCAGGCTGGCCTTTGTTCAGGTAGGAGATTTGAGCAGAATACATCTTCAGGCGTATAAAGATTTAAACGACAAGATAAATGCCGTTGTTGAACGCGTGAACTGGAAACATGCCAGCGAAGATTGGGCGCCGATAGTATTGGTGAGGCGCCATCTCTCATCAGACGAGATCATGGCCTTTTACCGGCTTGCCAATATATGCGTTGTCAGTTCTCTGCATGACGGTATGAACATTGTTGCAAAAGAATATATAGCGTCAAGGCCGGATGGAGACGGTATATTGCTCTTGAGCCAGTTTACCGGAGCCGCCAGAGAGCTTACGGATGCGGTCACCTTTAACCCCTTTGACGCCGAGTCTTTTGTTGATAATATAAAATATGCTCTGGAGATGCCTGAAAATGAAAGAAGGCGCAGGATGTCGTCTTTGCGCGAGATAGTTTCTGAAAAAAATATTTACAAATGGGCCGGAGACATGGTATCGGAATTCGTCAAAATACAGAATACCGCCGCTTTTCCGGCCGGACATAAGATAATATAA
- the otsB gene encoding trehalose-phosphatase, producing MKYLLKNQTELIYRISDPSYLHIFLDFDGTLAPITQRPEQAVMPDAARDILKTLVKAKGVRISIVSGRALNRVISLVGIKGISYAGCHGLETRPIGKQVFPTANRSGVRACIGSIRQSLTKALTGIINMASIDIEDKGLVLSLHYRRLKPACLKKLREVFLAVSKPYVLSGQMRVLNNKKVFELRPLVGRDKGSYCLDALKGYRKKALPIYIGDDKTDESAFKALKRAGITVFVKGERKTSSAEFYLHSTNEVIDFLRLIARARS from the coding sequence TTGAAATACCTATTAAAGAATCAGACAGAGCTGATTTACCGCATATCAGACCCGTCTTATCTGCATATTTTTCTGGATTTTGACGGAACGCTGGCCCCGATAACCCAAAGGCCGGAACAGGCTGTCATGCCTGATGCCGCGCGCGATATTTTGAAAACATTAGTAAAGGCTAAAGGTGTAAGGATATCCATTGTAAGCGGCCGCGCCTTAAATCGTGTTATCAGCTTAGTTGGCATAAAGGGCATAAGCTATGCCGGCTGTCACGGCCTTGAAACGCGGCCTATCGGCAAGCAGGTTTTTCCCACCGCCAACCGGTCCGGGGTAAGGGCCTGTATTGGTTCTATAAGACAATCGTTGACAAAGGCATTGACAGGCATTATCAACATGGCCTCCATTGATATTGAAGACAAGGGCCTGGTACTAAGCCTTCATTACAGGAGGCTAAAACCCGCCTGCCTTAAAAAACTAAGAGAAGTATTTTTAGCTGTTTCAAAGCCTTATGTCCTTTCCGGGCAGATGCGTGTCCTGAATAATAAAAAAGTATTTGAATTAAGGCCTCTGGTAGGACGGGATAAAGGTTCGTATTGCCTGGACGCGCTAAAGGGATACAGAAAAAAAGCACTGCCTATTTATATAGGCGATGACAAGACGGACGAGTCGGCATTTAAGGCCTTAAAGCGCGCTGGCATTACGGTATTTGTCAAGGGAGAAAGAAAAACCTCGTCCGCTGAATTTTATCTTCATTCAACGAACGAGGTGATAGATTTTTTGCGTCTTATAGCCCGCGCAAGATCTTAG
- the rpmB gene encoding 50S ribosomal protein L28, translated as MSKVCSICGKGPSSGRTITRRGMAKRKGGVGRKIVRTNKRRFLPNLQRVKAIVGKSRKTILVCVECLKSGKVKKAV; from the coding sequence ATGTCAAAGGTATGTTCAATATGCGGAAAAGGGCCGAGTTCGGGCAGGACTATAACCCGGCGCGGTATGGCAAAGAGAAAAGGCGGGGTCGGCAGAAAGATCGTAAGGACAAATAAACGCCGTTTTCTCCCCAATCTTCAGAGAGTTAAGGCGATTGTGGGGAAAAGCAGAAAAACTATTCTCGTCTGCGTAGAATGCCTTAAATCCGGTAAAGTAAAAAAAGCCGTCTAA
- the recG gene encoding ATP-dependent DNA helicase RecG — MKDISARYIKGVGPDRARLLKRLGINTVQDAFEYFPRRYEDRSNIKSIKDIVPDTYQTVKAKIVSSSVFRTKKGISIFQLVVSDGTANMYCLWFRQPYMKKCFQPDDILILYGRVQKTTRFQLIHPEYEIIREPQAQEEPIHTGRIVPVYPLASGVHQRSLRRIIKNCIDQYLDQVDDILPQYIVTRHKLFDIRPAVNNIHFPSDDEKRLLARRRIIFEEFLILQLALALRRHQIKSAAVPGRRSIDPLREKEFFASLDFKPTASQERVMEEIKTDVLSPRPMHRLIQGEVGSGKTLVAAYAMFLACAGGHQAAIMAPTEILARQHYITLNRIFSRLGINTALLMNDMGRQKKEDVLTAVKKGSIDIIIGTHALIQRGVEFNNLGMVVVDEQHKFGVEQRAALKIKNDNPDVLIMTATPIPRTMAMTLYGDMDISVIDTMPHGKRNVKTMWVESSRRAEVYDFVKNQIASGCQAYIVYPVIEASDCIKSEGALVMFEKLSQTVFKSLRLGLMHGRQNEAQKSAVMSDFKQKKIDVLIATTIVEVGIDVPNASVMVIESAHRFGLSQLHQLRGRVGRGRNASFCLLVSDTDTDEARQRLEAISRIEDGFEIAREDLNIRGPGALFGKQQHGTPALTLGNIVSDVDILEQARHEAFGIIDSDPALKDARHKKMKDKLMERFKDKFYLGMTG; from the coding sequence TTGAAAGACATATCCGCGCGTTATATAAAAGGCGTAGGCCCTGACAGGGCCAGGCTTTTGAAACGTTTGGGCATAAATACCGTTCAGGATGCCTTTGAGTATTTTCCCAGAAGGTATGAGGACAGGAGCAATATAAAATCCATAAAGGACATTGTCCCCGATACATACCAGACTGTAAAGGCTAAGATTGTTTCTTCCTCGGTATTTAGAACTAAAAAAGGTATAAGCATTTTCCAGCTTGTGGTATCAGACGGGACCGCTAACATGTATTGCCTGTGGTTTCGCCAGCCTTATATGAAAAAGTGTTTTCAGCCTGACGATATTTTGATTCTTTACGGGCGCGTGCAAAAAACGACAAGGTTTCAGCTTATACACCCTGAATATGAAATCATAAGAGAGCCTCAAGCCCAGGAAGAGCCCATACATACCGGACGCATTGTGCCGGTTTACCCGCTAGCTTCAGGTGTGCACCAGAGAAGTTTAAGGAGGATAATAAAAAATTGTATTGATCAATACCTGGATCAGGTTGATGATATTTTGCCGCAATATATTGTTACGCGGCATAAGCTGTTTGACATAAGGCCGGCTGTAAACAATATACACTTTCCCTCTGATGATGAAAAAAGGCTTTTGGCAAGGAGGCGTATAATATTTGAGGAATTTCTTATTCTTCAGCTCGCGCTTGCCTTAAGAAGGCATCAGATAAAGAGCGCGGCTGTACCCGGCCGGCGTTCTATAGACCCGTTAAGAGAAAAAGAGTTTTTTGCCTCACTTGATTTTAAACCGACTGCTTCGCAAGAGCGCGTGATGGAAGAGATAAAAACCGATGTCTTAAGCCCAAGGCCTATGCACCGGTTAATCCAGGGCGAGGTTGGTTCAGGCAAGACTCTGGTAGCCGCCTATGCCATGTTTTTGGCCTGTGCCGGCGGTCATCAGGCGGCCATTATGGCGCCTACGGAAATATTGGCCCGTCAGCATTATATAACATTAAACAGGATATTTTCCAGGCTTGGTATAAATACGGCCTTGCTTATGAACGATATGGGCAGGCAGAAAAAAGAGGACGTGCTGACAGCTGTAAAAAAGGGGAGCATAGATATAATAATCGGCACTCACGCTTTGATACAAAGAGGCGTTGAGTTTAATAATCTTGGGATGGTGGTTGTTGATGAGCAGCACAAGTTTGGCGTGGAACAGAGAGCGGCATTGAAGATAAAAAATGATAACCCCGATGTCCTTATTATGACGGCAACGCCCATACCCAGGACCATGGCAATGACTCTCTACGGGGACATGGACATATCTGTTATAGATACCATGCCGCACGGAAAGAGGAATGTAAAAACGATGTGGGTTGAGAGTTCGCGCCGGGCAGAGGTCTATGATTTTGTAAAAAACCAGATTGCCAGCGGTTGCCAGGCGTATATAGTATACCCTGTTATAGAAGCATCTGATTGCATCAAATCAGAAGGGGCCCTGGTCATGTTTGAAAAATTAAGCCAAACGGTATTTAAGTCTTTACGTTTGGGGCTTATGCATGGCAGGCAGAACGAAGCGCAGAAGTCGGCCGTGATGTCTGATTTCAAACAAAAAAAAATAGACGTGCTTATAGCGACGACTATCGTGGAGGTCGGAATAGACGTTCCAAACGCCTCGGTCATGGTCATTGAAAGCGCCCATCGTTTTGGGCTTAGCCAACTCCATCAATTAAGGGGCAGGGTGGGCAGAGGCAGGAATGCTTCTTTCTGCCTGCTCGTGTCGGATACGGATACGGATGAGGCCCGCCAAAGGCTTGAGGCCATATCCAGGATTGAAGACGGTTTTGAAATAGCCCGCGAGGATTTAAATATAAGGGGCCCCGGCGCCCTGTTTGGTAAACAACAGCACGGAACGCCGGCCCTGACATTGGGCAATATCGTATCCGATGTGGATATATTGGAACAGGCAAGGCACGAGGCCTTTGGTATCATAGACTCTGACCCGGCCCTGAAAGACGCGCGCCATAAAAAGATGAAGGACAAACTTATGGAGCGGTTTAAAGATAAATTTTATTTAGGCATGACAGGTTAA
- the rsmD gene encoding 16S rRNA (guanine(966)-N(2))-methyltransferase RsmD yields the protein MRVISGIYKGRLISMPMGIRPTRDNVKEALFNVLASSVRDKRVLDLFAGSGALGIEALSRSAKETVFIDNSKACTDIIYDNITKLSAAGFSASIRIFTKDAFAGIRLLGGEGKKFDIIFADPPYYKDRASGSYHKNRIRKCLKYISMYDILGNSGLVFVEHFKKDIVPGNSGCLNLSRQLNYGDTTVSLYTKVETK from the coding sequence ATGAGAGTTATTTCCGGTATATATAAAGGGCGTTTGATATCAATGCCTATGGGCATCAGGCCTACAAGGGACAATGTAAAAGAGGCATTGTTCAATGTCTTGGCTTCTTCCGTGCGCGATAAGCGCGTGCTTGATCTATTTGCCGGAAGCGGCGCGCTGGGCATAGAGGCCCTTAGCAGGTCGGCAAAAGAGACGGTTTTTATTGATAACTCAAAAGCGTGCACGGATATAATATATGATAATATAACTAAATTATCCGCCGCCGGTTTTTCCGCCAGTATACGTATATTTACCAAAGACGCGTTCGCGGGCATCAGGCTTTTAGGCGGCGAGGGTAAAAAGTTTGATATAATATTCGCGGATCCGCCTTACTATAAGGACAGGGCAAGCGGGTCTTATCATAAAAACCGTATAAGAAAATGCTTGAAGTATATTAGTATGTATGATATACTTGGCAATTCAGGTTTGGTGTTTGTTGAGCATTTTAAAAAAGACATTGTCCCCGGAAATTCCGGATGCCTGAATCTGTCCCGTCAGCTAAATTACGGGGATACCACAGTAAGCCTTTATACAAAAGTGGAAACTAAATGA
- the coaD gene encoding pantetheine-phosphate adenylyltransferase, whose product MTKTAVYPGSFDPVTHGHIDLIRRASKIFKKVIIAVTDNSAKQHLFTITERMDMVRQATRRIKGVYVDSFNGLSVDYVKKKNSYVIIRGIRMVSDFEYEFQMALTNRRLSSDVETIFLMPSESYSYLSSKLIKETALLGADISCFVPQFVARALSKKIKQGRKNA is encoded by the coding sequence ATGACTAAGACAGCCGTATACCCCGGAAGTTTTGACCCCGTAACGCACGGCCATATAGACCTTATCAGGCGCGCGTCCAAAATATTTAAAAAAGTTATAATAGCGGTGACCGATAACAGCGCGAAACAGCATCTATTTACAATAACCGAAAGGATGGATATGGTCAGGCAGGCTACGCGCCGTATTAAGGGCGTGTACGTGGACAGCTTCAACGGCCTGTCAGTGGATTATGTGAAGAAAAAAAATTCATACGTTATCATAAGAGGCATAAGAATGGTGTCGGATTTTGAGTATGAATTTCAGATGGCGCTTACCAATAGGCGTTTAAGCAGTGACGTTGAGACCATATTTTTGATGCCGAGCGAATCTTATTCCTATCTATCGTCAAAACTTATCAAAGAAACGGCCCTGCTCGGAGCGGATATCAGTTGTTTTGTGCCTCAATTTGTTGCCAGGGCGCTCTCTAAAAAAATAAAACAGGGGAGAAAAAATGCTTAG